The region CCTAGCAAACCAAAAGCAAAAATACAACTTCGCTCGCTTGATATCTACCGACTTATAAAACCTTATGTAAGTGTTCGTTTTATGGAACAAGTCTATGGTTTAATGCCATTAGCTCTCTACCTTGTTATATTTCAAATTTTTATGCTCAGACAATCAGTCACAGATGCATCTACTATATCAGCTGGACTTTTTGCGGTTATACTTGGTTTGATGTTTTTTATGGAAGGTATCAAACAAGGGTTAATGCCATTTGGAGAAGTCATAGGAAACACCCTTCCAAAAAAAGTCTCTTTAAGCCTTGTTCTTCTTATAGCGTTTTTACTTGGCATCGGAGTTACATTTGCTGAACCGGCCATTGGTGCATTAAAAGCTGCAGGCTCACTTGTAGAAGTTCAAAAAGCCCCTTACCTCTACGCCATGCTAAATGACTACTCAAACTCTTTAGTTCTTATAGTTGGCATCGGAGTGGGATTTGCGGCGGTTCTTGGGACTATGCGTTTTATATATGGTTGGAGTTTAAAACCCTATATCTATATATCTCTTATTCCTACTATTTTACTAACTATCTATGTTATGTTTAATGCAGACTTAGCATCTATACTTGGTCTTGCATGGGATAGTGGAGCGGTAACAACAGGGCCTGTAACTGTTCCTTTGGTTTTAGCTCTTGGTATAGGAATAGCGGCTGCATCTTCAAAAGGAGATAGCTCACTCTCAGGTTTTGGGATAGTTACTCTTGCATCTATCTTCCCTATCATAGGAGTTATGAGTCTTGGCATCTATCTCTCTTTTGTTATCACTCCTGCTGAGATTATCTCTTTATCTTTGGCAAACAGTGGAGTTACACAGAGTTTAGCTTGGTATGAAACAACTCCAGGAGAAGAGATAGTCCTTGGCATCCGAGCTATAGTCCCTCTAGTTTTATTTTTACTTTTTGTACTAAAAATAGTTTTAAAAGTAAAAATTGCTAATTCTGGAACTATTATTTATGGAATCATATTAGCAGTTCTTGGCATGATTATCTTTAATCTTGGTCTAACTTATGGCTTAGCAAAACTTGGCTCCCAATCAGGTAGTTTAATCCCAGCGGCATTTAACACCATAACAGCATCTGATGGAACTATCATAGATGCACTATACCCTTACGCTATTGGTCTTAGTGTAGCTATATTGTTTGCTTGGATACTCGGATTTGGAGCGACTTTGGCAGAACCTGCTCTAAATGCTCTTGGAATGACAGTTGAAAATCTCACTCAAGGCGTATTTAAAAAGCGTACTTTGATGTACGCAGTATCTCTAGGAGTTGGTTCTGGCATCGCTCTTGGCATTGTTAAAATCATCTTTAACATTCCACTTGGATATCTCATCATTCCACTCTACTCTGTTGCAGTTTTACTTACTTATATGTCTAATGAAGCTTATGTAAATATCGCATGGGACAGTGCAGGTGTTACAACCGGACCTATTACAGTTCCTTTAGTCTTAGCTATGGGACTCGGGTTTGGAGATGCGGTTGGTTCTATTGAGGGATTTGGGATACTCTCTATGGCATCTATTGGACCTATTATCTCCGTACTTATTACAGGTTTATGGGTAGGACAAAAACAAAAAAAAGCGATTAAGGAAAATGCATGAACAGAAATATAACAATTTTAACAGATGTAGAACTCATAACGTGTATCTTGCAAAAAGGTTTAGCAGATAAGATAACAAAAGTAGCCATAGAAGCTGGAGCGCAAGGTGCTACCATTCATTATGCTCAAGGAAGTGGCGTTCGTGAGAGACTAGGGATTTTAGGAGTAGCAGTTGAGGCAGAAAAAGAAGTACTACAAATCATAGTATCAACTGAACAAGTTGACCGCATCTTTGATGCTATCTACTTAGCAGCAGAGTTAGACACTCCTGGAATGGGTTTTATGTATGTAACAAGACTTGAAAAAGCGGGAACTTACATACCTCAAGAAGTTTTACAAAAGATAGAATCGAGAATTACATGAACCAATACAAACTAATAACTTGCATCCTAACAAAACCTATAGCCATAGAGATGCTAACAAGACTAAAAGAGGAAAAAGGCATTATAACTGCAAATACTACACACGCTAGAGGAACAAGTAGCAAATCAGACTATTTGATGAAAGCTGAGGAGATTTTAACCGTCTTAGTAGATGCATCCAAAGCAGATGATATTTTTTACTTTTTATTTAATGAGTTGGAGTTAGATAAAGCACACCAAGGCATGATATACCAAGAGGCTGTATCTAAATCTACTAAATACTCTTTACCAGACTTATCTTCTTCTACTTGAAGAGTTTCTTGATGAGTTTGCGCCTTGAGTAGGCTTGTTTCTAGGTCTATTTCGAGAGTTTCCTCCGCGAGCTTTTCCTCCGCCACCTTGATTTATAGGTTCTGCTTTTATGGATGGGTCAGGTTTAAAACCTTTTAACCACACTTTAGGAATATCTTTTTTTATAAGTTTTTCAATATTTGCTAAATACTCATTTTCATCTACACAAACAAGAGAGATAGCTTCTCCTTCATTTCCTGCACGACCTGTTCTACCAATACGATGAACATAATCTTCACTTACATTTGGAAGTTCGTAGTTTACAACATGAGGAAGTTGGTCTATATCTATACCACGAGCTGCTATATCCGTAGCAACAAGAACTCTAACTTCACCTTTTTTAAAGTCACTTAAAGCTTTTGTTCTAGCATTTTGACTTTTATTTCCATGAATTGCAACAGCACTAATACCATCTTTATATAACTGATCGCACAAACGATTTGCACCATGTTTTGTTCTTGTAAATACAAGCACTTGTTTCCATTTTCCCTCTTGAATAAGGTGCGTTAAAAGTTCACGCTTGCGAACTTTATCTACATGATAAACAGCTTGTTTTACAATCTCTGAAGAGGTATTTGCTCGAGCTACTTCTATAAGTGTCGGAGAGTTTAAAAGCCTATCTGATAGTTTTTTAATCGCATCTGAGTAAGTAGCTGAAAAAAGCAAGTTTTGTCTTTGAGAAGGAAGTATGGCTAAAACTTTTTTAATATCATTTATAAAGCCCATATCAAGCATTCTATCTGCTTCATCAAGAATAAGAAAATCAACTTTTGATAAGTCTATAGTTCTTTGACTTACATGATCAAGAAGTCTTCCAGGTGTTGCTATAACTATATCTACACCTTTTCTTAGTTGCACTATTTGAGGATTTATTTTTACACCACCAAAAATTACACATGATTTGTATGGTAGGTGCTTACCATAAATGGCAACACTCTCCCCAACTTGTGCTGCTAACTCCCTAGTAGGTGTAAGTATCAATACTTTTATATGCTTTTTAGCGTTTGTAGATTTAGCACGACTTAAAAGCTCTAACATTGGAAGTGTAAAACCAGCTGTCTTTCCTGTCCCAGTTTGCGCACCTGCAAGTATATCTTTTCTATCCAGAATTACAGGGATAGCCTGTTTTTGAATCGGGGTTGGCTCACTATAACCTTGCTCTTTTATAGCTTTTAATAGTGGGGCTGATAACCCTAAGTTGTTAAACGACATAAAACTCCTAGTCTTAATATTTTTCTATAATAGCATAATTTATGCTAATGTAAGATATAATTCGCACAATTATTAAAACCACCTACTTAGGACTATTTATGTCATCTACACAACCAGCCATCAAACCAAACAATCACCGCGTTCATCCATGTCCTAATGATAAGAAATTATCTTTATTAAATAAACTCATATCGGATAATATAGAGAGTAAGATTATAGTAGTAACTGCATTTGAAACTCAACTAATTATAGATTTCTTACAAAGTGAAAATTCTCAAATCTTAGAAAATGTACAAATTGTAGATGATAGAACTCTTATCAAAGATGAAAATTTAATATGTGACTTGCTTATCAGCATGGATGTTCCAGCAAAAGCTGTTATTTACATAGCAAGATTGTCACACACAAACAACAGAGCCGTTCTTCTTTTAAATGAGAGTGAGCAAAAACTTCTCTACCCAATAGAGACTCTCTTAGGTCGTGTTATAAAACAAGATCTTATTGAAGGTTTTGCTTATGAAGCTAAAGCAAAACAAAAAAAAGATACAAAAACAGCTCCTAAAAAAATGACCAAAAGCCAAATAACAGATGTAGCTAAAAAAAGATATGATGAAAAAGTTTCAGAACCTAAGCCAAAGCGTGAATACAAAAAAGAGTTTAACAAAGATGATAAAAAAGATTTTAAAAAATCTGATAAATCTGATAAATGGGCTAAAAAGAAAAAATCACCTAACAAGTATTTAGGCAAAGATGAAAATGGTAAAGCTATCTTTTCTGGAAAAAGCGGAGAAAGAAATCACAACTATGATGGAACTCCAAAAGACAAATACGATGCTCCTAAAAAAACAGGAAGAAAAATCAGTATCAAGTCTCTAAAAAAACCAACAGATAAAAAAGACTAAAACAGCAACTCTTCATTTGGATTTGCATCATTTTCTGCTCTTGGTGGTTTTGAGATATCGCTAAAATACTCTTTTTTACCACCAACATCTACTTCTACAATCCCCTCAGGTGCTACAAACTCTCTTTGGATTTGTGGATATAACTTAATAATATTTTGATAATACTGTGAAAAAGCAGGACCAGCTATCTTCCCTCCAGTCTCCCATCTATGCATTGGAGTGTTATCATCATTTCCAAACCATACAACAGTCTCTATAGTAGGTGAATAACCAGCGAACCAACCATCTATATTGTTGTTAGTAGTCCCTGTTTTTCCAGCCAATTCTATTCCCCTAGCTCTTGCCCTTCTACCTGTACCTCTATTTACAACATCTCTTAAAATACTCGTCATAATAAAAGCTTGCGTAGGTTCAGTTATAAAATGAGTCTTTTGCGTTTTTTCATAAATAGTATTTGAATTTTTGTCTATGTAATTTATAAGATGCGGCTCCACTTGCAGACCATTATTTGCAAAAGAAGTATAGTATTTTGCAAGTTCAAGAGGAGAAAGAGAAATAGTTCCAAGAGAAATAGAGAGATCATGAGGTAGATTTTCAATACCAAATTTTTCTAATTCACTGAGTAATTGTTGCAATCCTATGTCATTTACAAGGTTGATAGTGGCTAAGTTTCTTGAGTGTATAAGCGCTTCTCTAAGACTTATCAAACCTTTGTAATTTTTTTCATAATTTTTAGGTTGCCATTTTAATTCTTCGCCATCTTTTTCATACTTATAAGTTCTAGCAATATCTACAAGTTCAGTAGCACCTGAATAACCAAGATCAACTGCCACTTGATAAATAAATGGTTTAAATGCGGAACCTGGGAGTCTTTTACCTTGAGTAGCACGATTGTAAGATGAAGTTTTATAATCAACACTACCAACAAGCGCTAAAATATCCCCTGTAGCTGAGTCAAGTGATACCAAAGCACCATTTAAAAGAGATGTATTTACATCAGGAGAGACTTCGTAGGTTGGTGTTTTTTCAAGCATCTTTGCTTCTCTTACTTTATAAGATTCTATTCTTTGTAACGACTTATCATAAGCACTCTTTAGAGCTTCTCTTGCAACTTCTTGTAGAGTGATGTTTATAGTTGTATGTATTTCGTAGCCACCTGTTTTCATATCATCTATACCAAAATCGCTCATTCTTCTTGCAACTTCATCAACTACAAATGGTGCTTTATTTTGAGTTAGAGTGTCGTTATAAACTTCAGGATTTTCTTCTAAAGCATCTTTATATGTTGATTCATCAATCCAGCCAAGAGTAAA is a window of uncultured Sulfurimonas sp. DNA encoding:
- a CDS encoding DUF1538 domain-containing protein codes for the protein MQNLPPKEIRFGDYTRDVQANYTQISYNDISSLPSKPKAKIQLRSLDIYRLIKPYVSVRFMEQVYGLMPLALYLVIFQIFMLRQSVTDASTISAGLFAVILGLMFFMEGIKQGLMPFGEVIGNTLPKKVSLSLVLLIAFLLGIGVTFAEPAIGALKAAGSLVEVQKAPYLYAMLNDYSNSLVLIVGIGVGFAAVLGTMRFIYGWSLKPYIYISLIPTILLTIYVMFNADLASILGLAWDSGAVTTGPVTVPLVLALGIGIAAASSKGDSSLSGFGIVTLASIFPIIGVMSLGIYLSFVITPAEIISLSLANSGVTQSLAWYETTPGEEIVLGIRAIVPLVLFLLFVLKIVLKVKIANSGTIIYGIILAVLGMIIFNLGLTYGLAKLGSQSGSLIPAAFNTITASDGTIIDALYPYAIGLSVAILFAWILGFGATLAEPALNALGMTVENLTQGVFKKRTLMYAVSLGVGSGIALGIVKIIFNIPLGYLIIPLYSVAVLLTYMSNEAYVNIAWDSAGVTTGPITVPLVLAMGLGFGDAVGSIEGFGILSMASIGPIISVLITGLWVGQKQKKAIKENA
- a CDS encoding P-II family nitrogen regulator, whose product is MNRNITILTDVELITCILQKGLADKITKVAIEAGAQGATIHYAQGSGVRERLGILGVAVEAEKEVLQIIVSTEQVDRIFDAIYLAAELDTPGMGFMYVTRLEKAGTYIPQEVLQKIESRIT
- a CDS encoding DEAD/DEAH box helicase encodes the protein MSFNNLGLSAPLLKAIKEQGYSEPTPIQKQAIPVILDRKDILAGAQTGTGKTAGFTLPMLELLSRAKSTNAKKHIKVLILTPTRELAAQVGESVAIYGKHLPYKSCVIFGGVKINPQIVQLRKGVDIVIATPGRLLDHVSQRTIDLSKVDFLILDEADRMLDMGFINDIKKVLAILPSQRQNLLFSATYSDAIKKLSDRLLNSPTLIEVARANTSSEIVKQAVYHVDKVRKRELLTHLIQEGKWKQVLVFTRTKHGANRLCDQLYKDGISAVAIHGNKSQNARTKALSDFKKGEVRVLVATDIAARGIDIDQLPHVVNYELPNVSEDYVHRIGRTGRAGNEGEAISLVCVDENEYLANIEKLIKKDIPKVWLKGFKPDPSIKAEPINQGGGGKARGGNSRNRPRNKPTQGANSSRNSSSRRR
- a CDS encoding PBP1A family penicillin-binding protein, yielding MNKIKNVFLSILLLGFLSPFILLGYFLITYDYDISELTDYKPDLTTRIYDKNGDKIANIFDEKHRYYASFSEIPPRVIEALVAIEDTTFFEHPGINVDAIFRAAIKVIKAGKAVEGASTITQQLVKNVLLTREKKLSRKIKEAIYSLKLERALSKEQILERYLNEIYYGHGYYGIKTAADGYFHKKLSDLSLKEMAILVGLPKAPSTYAPTKNYEISMGRANRVISRMFTLGWIDESTYKDALEENPEVYNDTLTQNKAPFVVDEVARRMSDFGIDDMKTGGYEIHTTINITLQEVAREALKSAYDKSLQRIESYKVREAKMLEKTPTYEVSPDVNTSLLNGALVSLDSATGDILALVGSVDYKTSSYNRATQGKRLPGSAFKPFIYQVAVDLGYSGATELVDIARTYKYEKDGEELKWQPKNYEKNYKGLISLREALIHSRNLATINLVNDIGLQQLLSELEKFGIENLPHDLSISLGTISLSPLELAKYYTSFANNGLQVEPHLINYIDKNSNTIYEKTQKTHFITEPTQAFIMTSILRDVVNRGTGRRARARGIELAGKTGTTNNNIDGWFAGYSPTIETVVWFGNDDNTPMHRWETGGKIAGPAFSQYYQNIIKLYPQIQREFVAPEGIVEVDVGGKKEYFSDISKPPRAENDANPNEELLF